Proteins from one Mesorhizobium sp. M9A.F.Ca.ET.002.03.1.2 genomic window:
- a CDS encoding CaiB/BaiF CoA-transferase family protein, whose amino-acid sequence MTEPPLKGIRVIELARILAGPWAGQLLADLGADVIKVESPDGGDDTRKWGPPFVMSHDGENLSAAYYHSCNRGKRSISVDFSTPEGAETIRRLVATSDVLIENFKLGGLRKYGLDYDSLRKVNPRLIYCSITGFGQDGPYAPRAGYDFIIQGMAGMMSITGEAGREPQKAGVAISDIFTGLYSVIAIQAALRHAEKTGEGQHIDMALYDTQISTLGNQNLNYLVSGKSPVQMGNAHMNIAPYEVVPVKDGHVILAIGNDGQFAKFCAAVGLDDLPSIPDFATNPARVANRTKLREHIIDALKTFDRDPLLAKLEAASVPASPINTIGQMFADPQTIARGMRLDLDDGHGNLLPSVRAPMVMSGTPLVYERPSPRLGEHTEEILAELERSGK is encoded by the coding sequence ATGACTGAGCCCCCGCTGAAAGGCATCCGCGTAATCGAACTCGCCCGTATCCTGGCCGGACCGTGGGCCGGGCAACTGCTTGCCGATCTCGGCGCCGACGTCATCAAGGTCGAGAGCCCGGACGGCGGCGACGACACCCGCAAATGGGGTCCGCCCTTCGTCATGAGCCATGACGGCGAAAATCTTTCGGCCGCCTATTACCATTCATGCAATCGCGGCAAGCGCTCCATATCAGTCGATTTCTCGACGCCCGAAGGCGCCGAGACGATCCGCCGGCTGGTCGCGACATCGGACGTGCTGATCGAGAACTTCAAACTCGGCGGCCTCAGGAAATATGGGCTCGACTATGACAGCTTGCGCAAGGTCAACCCGCGGCTGATCTATTGCTCGATCACCGGCTTCGGCCAGGACGGACCCTATGCGCCACGCGCCGGCTACGACTTCATCATCCAGGGCATGGCCGGCATGATGTCGATCACCGGCGAGGCTGGCCGCGAGCCGCAAAAGGCCGGCGTCGCCATCTCGGATATTTTCACCGGCCTCTATTCGGTTATCGCCATCCAGGCCGCACTTCGCCACGCCGAGAAGACCGGTGAAGGCCAGCATATCGACATGGCGCTCTACGACACCCAGATCTCAACGCTCGGCAACCAGAACCTCAACTATCTGGTCTCCGGCAAATCGCCGGTGCAGATGGGCAATGCGCATATGAACATCGCGCCCTACGAAGTGGTGCCGGTGAAGGACGGCCACGTCATCCTGGCCATCGGCAATGACGGCCAGTTCGCCAAATTCTGCGCGGCCGTCGGATTGGACGATTTGCCGTCGATCCCCGATTTCGCCACCAATCCCGCCCGGGTCGCCAACCGGACGAAGCTGCGCGAGCACATCATCGATGCCCTGAAAACCTTCGATCGCGATCCGCTGCTGGCCAAACTGGAGGCGGCAAGTGTGCCTGCCAGCCCGATCAATACGATCGGCCAGATGTTCGCCGACCCGCAGACGATCGCGCGCGGCATGCGGCTCGATCTCGACGATGGCCACGGCAATCTGTTGCCCTCGGTGCGCGCGCCGATGGTCATGTCCGGCACGCCGCTGGTCTATGAGCGCCCCTCGCCGCGTCTGGGCGAACACACCGAAGAAATCCTTGCCGAACTGGAGAGATCAGGAAAATGA
- a CDS encoding CHRD domain-containing protein: MRIQSFSPMLSALAVSASFLCASPALADMMKMKATLDGAQQNPPVTTEGKGRADLGFDTATKQLSWNVTYSGLSGPATAGHIHGPAAKGENAGVVVPFKGAPKSPFKGAAVLTDAQAANLMAGKYYVNIHTAAHEDGEIRGQIEKAE, translated from the coding sequence ATGCGCATCCAATCCTTCTCGCCGATGCTCTCGGCGCTGGCCGTTTCGGCTTCCTTCCTGTGCGCTTCACCGGCCCTGGCCGATATGATGAAGATGAAGGCGACGCTCGATGGCGCGCAGCAGAATCCGCCCGTCACCACGGAGGGCAAAGGCAGGGCCGATCTCGGCTTCGACACCGCCACGAAACAGCTCAGCTGGAACGTGACGTATTCCGGCCTTAGTGGGCCGGCGACGGCCGGACATATTCACGGCCCGGCTGCAAAGGGTGAAAATGCCGGCGTCGTCGTCCCGTTCAAGGGCGCTCCGAAAAGCCCGTTCAAGGGGGCGGCGGTGCTGACCGACGCGCAGGCCGCCAACCTGATGGCCGGCAAATATTACGTCAACATCCACACCGCCGCCCACGAGGACGGCGAAATCCGCGGGCAGATCGAGAAGGCCGAATAG
- a CDS encoding Zn-dependent hydrolase encodes MAAPGENLRINSDRLWDSIMEMAKIGPGVAGGNNRQTVTDEDGEGRHLFKRWCDAAGLEMGVDEMGTMFARREGTEPDLPPVYVGSHLDTQPTGGKYDGVLGVLGGLEVVRSLNDLGIKTKHPIVVTNWTNEEGARFAPAMMASGVFAGVLDQADVYSHVDKDGKKFGEELERIGWKGTEKVGARRIHAFFELHIEQGPILEDEGIDIGVVTHGQGLKWLQVTLTGKEAHTGSTPMPKRRNAGLGMARVIELVHEIAMDYQPDAVGAVGHMEVYPNSRNIIAGRTVFTIDIRSPEKEVLDAMDGRVREGIDTVCDALDIKYAIEQVGHFDPVTFDPGCVKAVRDAAERLGYTHRNIVSGAGHDACWINRVAPTAMVMCPCVDGLSHNEAEEISKEWAAAGADVLFHAVVDTAVIVE; translated from the coding sequence ATGGCCGCTCCCGGCGAGAATCTGCGAATCAATTCAGACCGTTTGTGGGATTCGATAATGGAGATGGCGAAGATCGGCCCCGGCGTCGCCGGCGGCAACAATCGCCAGACTGTGACCGACGAAGACGGTGAGGGGCGGCATCTGTTCAAGCGCTGGTGCGACGCGGCCGGGCTCGAAATGGGCGTCGACGAGATGGGCACGATGTTTGCCCGCCGCGAGGGCACCGAGCCCGATCTGCCGCCGGTCTATGTCGGCAGCCATCTCGACACCCAGCCGACCGGCGGCAAGTATGACGGCGTTCTCGGCGTGCTCGGCGGACTGGAGGTTGTGCGCTCGCTCAACGACCTCGGCATCAAGACCAAACATCCGATCGTCGTCACCAACTGGACCAACGAGGAGGGCGCGCGCTTTGCGCCGGCGATGATGGCGTCGGGCGTCTTCGCCGGCGTGCTCGACCAGGCCGACGTCTATTCCCATGTCGACAAGGACGGCAAGAAATTCGGCGAGGAGCTCGAACGCATCGGCTGGAAGGGCACCGAGAAGGTCGGCGCGCGCCGAATCCACGCCTTCTTCGAATTGCATATCGAGCAAGGGCCGATCCTCGAGGACGAGGGCATCGACATCGGTGTCGTCACCCACGGCCAAGGGCTGAAATGGCTGCAGGTGACGCTGACCGGCAAGGAGGCGCATACCGGCTCGACGCCGATGCCGAAGCGCCGCAATGCCGGGCTCGGCATGGCGCGGGTGATCGAGCTGGTGCACGAGATCGCCATGGACTATCAGCCCGACGCCGTCGGCGCGGTCGGCCACATGGAGGTCTATCCCAATTCGCGCAACATCATCGCCGGGCGCACCGTTTTCACCATCGACATCCGCTCGCCGGAGAAGGAAGTGCTCGATGCGATGGACGGCCGCGTCCGCGAAGGCATCGACACGGTCTGCGACGCGCTCGACATCAAATACGCAATCGAGCAGGTCGGCCATTTCGACCCGGTGACCTTCGACCCCGGCTGCGTCAAGGCGGTGCGGGATGCGGCAGAGCGCTTGGGATATACGCACCGCAACATCGTCTCCGGCGCCGGTCATGACGCCTGCTGGATCAACCGCGTCGCGCCAACCGCCATGGTGATGTGCCCCTGCGTCGATGGACTGTCGCATAACGAGGCCGAGGAAATCTCCAAGGAGTGGGCGGCGGCCGGTGCCGACGTGCTGTTCCATGCCGTGGTCGACACGGCGGTGATCGTCGAATGA
- a CDS encoding ABC transporter ATP-binding protein — protein MTGASPAVVSASKLGLTFQTSDGPVQALSNVDLTIGKGEFVSFIGPSGCGKTTLLRVIADLEKPTSGTISVNGVTPEQARENRAYGYVFQAAALYPWRTIDRNVALPLEIMGLSRAEQAERIKRTLDLVNLSGFEKKYPWQLSGGMQQRASIARALAFDADLLLMDEPFGALDEIVRDHLNEQLLELWKRTNKTICFVTHSIPEAVYLSTRIVVMSPRPGRVSDVIESTLPKQRPLDIRETPEFLAIAARVRDGLRAGHSYDD, from the coding sequence ATGACGGGAGCATCGCCAGCCGTCGTTTCGGCAAGCAAGCTTGGCCTGACCTTCCAGACCAGTGACGGTCCGGTGCAGGCACTGTCGAATGTCGATCTGACCATCGGCAAGGGCGAATTCGTATCGTTCATCGGGCCGTCCGGCTGCGGCAAGACGACCTTGCTGCGGGTCATCGCCGACCTGGAGAAGCCGACCTCTGGAACCATCTCCGTCAATGGTGTGACGCCGGAGCAGGCGCGCGAAAACCGCGCCTATGGCTATGTCTTCCAGGCAGCGGCGCTTTACCCTTGGCGCACGATCGATCGCAATGTGGCGCTGCCGCTGGAGATCATGGGCCTGTCCAGGGCGGAGCAGGCGGAGCGGATCAAGCGCACGCTCGACCTCGTCAACCTGTCGGGCTTCGAGAAGAAATATCCCTGGCAGCTTTCCGGCGGCATGCAGCAGCGCGCCTCGATCGCGCGGGCGCTGGCCTTCGACGCCGATCTTCTGTTGATGGACGAGCCGTTCGGAGCGCTGGACGAGATCGTGCGCGACCATCTCAACGAACAGCTTTTGGAACTCTGGAAACGGACCAACAAGACCATCTGCTTCGTCACCCATTCCATTCCCGAGGCGGTCTATCTGTCGACGCGCATCGTCGTCATGTCGCCGCGTCCGGGCCGCGTCAGCGACGTCATCGAATCGACGCTGCCCAAACAGCGGCCGCTCGACATCCGAGAGACGCCGGAGTTCCTGGCGATCGCGGCACGCGTCCGCGACGGCCTCAGGGCAGGGCACAGCTATGATGATTGA
- a CDS encoding ABC transporter substrate-binding protein — protein MKRLVISMLAGAMSLAAFEAMAADKVTLQLKWVTQAQFAGYYAAKDKGFYEEEGLDVEIKPGGPDIAPEQVIAGGGADVIVDWMGGALAAREKGVPLVNIAQPFKKAGMQLVCPKDGPVKTEADFKGHTLGVWFFGNEYPFYAWMNKLGLKTEGGPDGVTVLKQSFDVQPLIQKQADCISVMTYNEYWQLIDAGYKPEELIVFNYSAMGNDLLEDGLYALEDKLKDPAFEDKMVRFVRASMKGWKYAVDNSDEAAGIVMDNGGQDENHQKRMMGEVAKLIDNADGKLDPATYARTAKALLDQKIITKEPSGAYTTAITDKAIK, from the coding sequence ATGAAAAGACTCGTTATTTCGATGCTGGCCGGCGCAATGTCGCTTGCCGCGTTCGAGGCGATGGCCGCGGACAAGGTGACGCTGCAGCTGAAATGGGTCACGCAGGCCCAGTTCGCCGGCTACTACGCTGCCAAGGACAAGGGTTTCTATGAGGAAGAGGGCCTCGACGTCGAGATCAAGCCGGGCGGCCCCGATATCGCGCCCGAGCAGGTGATCGCCGGCGGCGGCGCCGACGTCATCGTCGACTGGATGGGCGGCGCGCTGGCTGCCCGCGAAAAGGGCGTGCCGCTGGTCAATATCGCACAGCCGTTCAAGAAGGCCGGCATGCAGCTGGTCTGCCCGAAGGATGGCCCGGTCAAGACCGAGGCCGACTTCAAGGGCCATACGCTCGGCGTCTGGTTCTTCGGCAACGAATATCCGTTCTACGCCTGGATGAACAAGCTCGGCCTGAAGACCGAGGGTGGCCCGGACGGCGTCACCGTGCTGAAGCAGAGTTTCGACGTGCAGCCGCTGATCCAGAAGCAGGCGGATTGCATCTCGGTCATGACCTACAACGAATACTGGCAGCTCATCGACGCCGGCTACAAGCCGGAAGAGCTGATCGTGTTCAACTACTCGGCCATGGGCAACGACCTGCTCGAGGACGGGCTCTATGCCTTGGAAGACAAGCTCAAGGATCCGGCCTTCGAGGACAAGATGGTGCGTTTCGTGCGCGCCTCGATGAAGGGCTGGAAATATGCCGTCGACAATTCCGACGAGGCGGCCGGCATCGTCATGGACAATGGCGGACAGGACGAGAACCACCAGAAGCGCATGATGGGCGAAGTCGCCAAGCTGATCGACAATGCCGACGGCAAGCTCGATCCGGCGACCTACGCGCGTACCGCCAAGGCGCTGCTCGACCAGAAGATCATCACCAAGGAGCCGAGCGGCGCCTACACGACCGCCATCACCGACAAGGCCATCAAATAG
- a CDS encoding ABC transporter permease, translating to MDSFRDKIVPVTSILAGVVIVWYVFAVILNAPFQRDLDRRANETPGVVEFIGKTLSQPKPTLPAPHQVAANFFENTFLRSVTSSRSLVYNAWVTLSSTLLGFAFGTALGIVIAVGIVHVATLDRSLMPWIIASQTIPILAVAPMIIVVLAAIGVTGLIPKALISTYLSFFPVAVGMVKGLRSPELTHLDLMHTYNASPSQTFWKLRVPASVPFLFTSMKVAVAASLVGAIVGELPTGAVAGIGAKLLAGAYYSQTIDIWSALVAGSVVAALLVMVVGIAGRLVDRAMGGRPA from the coding sequence ATGGACTCCTTTCGCGACAAGATCGTTCCGGTGACCTCGATCCTCGCGGGCGTGGTGATCGTCTGGTACGTCTTCGCTGTCATCCTCAACGCGCCGTTCCAGCGCGATCTCGACCGCCGTGCCAATGAGACCCCGGGCGTTGTGGAATTCATCGGCAAAACGCTGTCGCAGCCGAAGCCGACGCTGCCGGCGCCGCATCAGGTGGCAGCGAATTTCTTCGAAAACACGTTTCTGCGCAGCGTCACCTCGAGCCGCAGCCTCGTCTACAATGCCTGGGTGACGCTGTCCTCGACACTGCTCGGCTTCGCTTTCGGCACCGCACTCGGCATCGTCATTGCCGTCGGCATCGTGCATGTCGCGACGCTCGACCGCAGCCTGATGCCATGGATCATCGCCTCGCAGACCATTCCGATCCTGGCGGTGGCGCCGATGATCATCGTCGTGCTGGCGGCGATCGGCGTCACCGGGCTGATCCCGAAAGCGCTGATCTCGACCTATCTGTCGTTCTTCCCGGTGGCCGTCGGCATGGTCAAGGGGCTGCGTTCGCCGGAACTCACCCATCTCGACCTGATGCACACCTACAATGCCAGCCCTTCGCAGACCTTCTGGAAATTGCGCGTGCCGGCTTCGGTGCCGTTCCTGTTCACCTCGATGAAGGTGGCGGTCGCCGCCAGCCTCGTCGGCGCCATTGTCGGCGAACTGCCGACCGGCGCCGTCGCCGGCATTGGCGCCAAGCTGCTCGCCGGCGCCTATTACAGCCAGACCATCGACATCTGGTCGGCGCTGGTCGCCGGCTCGGTGGTGGCGGCGTTGCTGGTGATGGTGGTCGGCATTGCCGGGCGCCTCGTCGACCGCGCCATGGGCGGGAGGCCGGCATGA
- the hydA gene encoding dihydropyrimidinase: MTKVIRNGTIVTADRTWKADVLMQHGKIVAIGSNLHGDHEFDATGCYVMPGGVDPHTHLEMPFMGTYSADDFESGTRAALAGGTTMVVDFCLPSPQQSLLEALQMWDNKTSKASCDYSFHMAITWWGKQVFDEMATVVDKGITSFKHFMAYKGALMVDDDEMYASFQRCADLGALPLVHAENGDVVAGLSQKLLAAGNNGPEGHAYSRPPEVEGEATNRAIMIADMAGVPLYVVHVSCEQAHEAIRRARQKGMRVFGEPLVQHLTLDESEYFNKDWDHAARRVMSPPFRNKLHQDSLWAGLQAGSLQVVATDHCAFTTSQKRNGVGDFTKIPNGTGGLEDRLPVLWTTGVNTGRLTMNEFVAVTSTNIAKILNMYPKKGAIVEGADADILVWDPKRKKKITAKKQQSVIDYNVFEGFEVTGLPRFVFSRGELSIQENDVKAKPGHGEFVGREPNAAVNRALSTWKDITAPRKVERTGIPATGV, encoded by the coding sequence ATGACCAAAGTCATCAGGAACGGCACCATCGTCACCGCCGACCGCACGTGGAAGGCCGACGTGCTGATGCAGCACGGCAAGATCGTTGCCATTGGTTCCAATCTGCATGGCGACCATGAGTTCGACGCCACTGGCTGCTATGTGATGCCCGGCGGCGTCGACCCGCACACCCATCTCGAAATGCCGTTCATGGGCACCTATTCGGCCGATGATTTCGAGAGCGGCACGCGCGCCGCCCTTGCCGGCGGCACGACGATGGTGGTCGATTTCTGCCTGCCGTCGCCGCAGCAGTCACTGCTCGAAGCCTTGCAGATGTGGGACAACAAGACATCGAAGGCGTCCTGCGATTATTCCTTCCACATGGCGATCACCTGGTGGGGCAAGCAGGTGTTCGACGAGATGGCCACCGTCGTCGACAAGGGCATCACCTCGTTCAAGCATTTCATGGCCTACAAGGGCGCGCTGATGGTCGACGACGACGAGATGTATGCGTCGTTCCAGCGCTGCGCCGATCTCGGCGCGCTGCCGCTGGTCCATGCCGAGAACGGCGACGTGGTTGCCGGACTGTCGCAAAAGCTGCTGGCCGCGGGCAATAATGGCCCCGAAGGGCACGCCTATTCGCGCCCGCCGGAAGTCGAAGGCGAGGCGACCAACCGCGCCATCATGATCGCCGACATGGCCGGCGTGCCGCTCTATGTCGTGCATGTCTCCTGCGAGCAAGCGCACGAAGCCATCCGCCGGGCGCGGCAGAAAGGCATGCGTGTCTTCGGCGAACCGCTGGTCCAGCACCTGACCCTCGATGAGAGCGAATATTTCAACAAGGACTGGGACCATGCGGCGCGCCGCGTGATGAGCCCGCCCTTCCGCAACAAGCTGCACCAGGATTCGCTGTGGGCCGGCTTGCAGGCCGGATCGCTGCAAGTGGTAGCGACCGACCACTGCGCCTTCACCACCAGCCAAAAGCGCAACGGCGTCGGCGACTTCACCAAGATCCCGAACGGCACCGGCGGGCTCGAGGACCGCTTGCCGGTGCTGTGGACGACGGGCGTCAACACCGGCCGGCTGACGATGAACGAATTCGTCGCGGTGACATCGACCAACATCGCGAAGATCCTCAATATGTATCCGAAGAAGGGCGCCATTGTCGAAGGGGCGGACGCCGACATCCTGGTCTGGGATCCGAAGCGCAAGAAGAAGATCACGGCCAAGAAGCAGCAGTCGGTGATCGACTACAACGTCTTCGAAGGCTTCGAGGTGACCGGCCTGCCGCGCTTCGTCTTCTCGCGCGGCGAACTGTCGATCCAGGAAAACGATGTCAAGGCGAAGCCCGGCCATGGTGAGTTCGTCGGGCGCGAGCCGAATGCGGCGGTCAACCGGGCGCTGTCAACCTGGAAGGACATTACCGCACCGCGCAAGGTGGAACGCACGGGCATTCCGGCGACCGGGGTTTGA
- a CDS encoding cupin domain-containing protein, translating to MPPKPTCHLIRPESSYEGKQGLSYFAGIAAETVGSSGICMHLLTMPPGARAKAHMHESHETAIYVLSGEVHTWYGDRLEQQIVVKAGDLFYIPAGVPHLPANLSDGPASAVIARTDPNEQESVVLLPELDVLVA from the coding sequence ATGCCGCCCAAACCCACTTGCCATCTTATCCGCCCTGAAAGCTCTTATGAAGGCAAGCAGGGACTGAGTTATTTCGCCGGCATCGCCGCCGAGACGGTCGGCTCTTCCGGCATCTGCATGCATCTGCTCACCATGCCGCCCGGCGCCCGCGCCAAGGCGCACATGCATGAAAGCCATGAAACGGCGATCTATGTGCTCTCCGGCGAAGTCCATACCTGGTATGGCGACCGGCTTGAACAGCAGATCGTGGTCAAGGCCGGCGACCTCTTCTACATTCCCGCCGGCGTGCCGCATCTGCCGGCCAATCTGAGCGACGGCCCGGCCTCGGCGGTCATCGCCCGCACCGACCCCAACGAACAGGAAAGCGTCGTCCTGCTGCCGGAACTGGATGTGCTGGTCGCCTGA
- a CDS encoding thiamine pyrophosphate-binding protein, whose product MKTGGQLIVDALEANGTDRIYCVPGESYLAVLDALHDSPIRTIVCRQEGGAAMMADCHGRLTGRPGICFVTRGPGATNASAGIHIAMQDSVPVILFIGQVASHAKEREAFQEVDYVRFFGDIAKWVVEIDDASRIPEFVTRAFAVATSGRPGPVVISLPEDMLTSLAEAPEARHYTPVETRPGEAELDALEKLLGKAKRPFVILGGTRWDAQAVARMRTIAEAWSLPVGCSFRRQMLFDHLHPNYAGDVGIGLNPKLATAIKQADLVLLVGGRMGEMPSSDYTLLKSPYPDQTLVHVHADAGELGRVYRPTLAINASPSAFVDAFAGRKPAATPAWTDETPKLHAAYLDWSTPPESGPGSVQMGPIMNYLETMLPDDAILTNGAGNYSTWVHRFHRFRRFATQAAPTSGSMGYGTPASVAAKELFPEREVIAFAGDGCFLMNGQEFATAVQYDLPIIVVVVNNGIYGTIRMHQEREYPGRVVATDLRNPDFAALARAYGGHGETVEKTADFAPAFERARASGKPSIVEIRLDPEAITPTRTLTQIRDKA is encoded by the coding sequence ATGAAGACCGGCGGACAACTGATCGTCGATGCGCTCGAAGCCAACGGCACCGACCGTATCTATTGCGTGCCCGGGGAATCCTATCTTGCGGTGCTCGACGCGCTGCACGATTCGCCGATCCGCACCATCGTCTGCCGCCAGGAAGGCGGTGCGGCGATGATGGCCGACTGCCACGGCCGCCTGACCGGCAGGCCTGGCATCTGCTTCGTCACCCGCGGCCCCGGTGCCACCAACGCTTCGGCCGGCATCCACATCGCCATGCAGGATTCGGTTCCCGTCATCCTGTTCATCGGCCAGGTCGCCAGCCACGCCAAGGAGCGTGAGGCTTTTCAAGAAGTCGACTACGTCAGGTTCTTCGGTGACATCGCCAAATGGGTGGTCGAGATCGACGATGCTTCGCGCATCCCCGAATTCGTCACCCGCGCCTTCGCGGTGGCGACCTCCGGCCGACCCGGCCCGGTCGTCATCTCGCTGCCGGAAGACATGCTGACCAGCCTTGCCGAGGCACCCGAAGCCCGGCATTACACGCCGGTCGAAACGCGGCCTGGCGAGGCCGAGCTCGATGCGCTGGAAAAGCTGCTCGGCAAGGCAAAGCGCCCCTTTGTTATCCTCGGCGGCACGCGCTGGGATGCGCAGGCCGTCGCGCGGATGCGGACGATCGCCGAGGCCTGGTCGCTGCCGGTCGGCTGCTCCTTCCGCCGCCAGATGCTCTTCGATCATCTACATCCGAACTATGCCGGCGACGTCGGCATCGGCCTCAACCCAAAGCTGGCGACCGCGATCAAGCAGGCCGACCTCGTGCTGCTCGTCGGCGGCCGCATGGGCGAGATGCCGTCGTCTGACTACACGCTGCTGAAGAGCCCCTACCCTGACCAGACGCTGGTCCATGTCCATGCCGACGCCGGCGAGCTCGGCCGCGTCTACCGGCCGACGCTGGCGATCAACGCCTCGCCGTCCGCTTTCGTCGACGCCTTTGCCGGGCGCAAGCCGGCCGCCACGCCGGCATGGACGGATGAAACACCGAAGCTGCATGCGGCCTATCTCGACTGGTCGACGCCACCCGAAAGCGGTCCCGGCTCCGTCCAGATGGGGCCGATCATGAACTATCTCGAAACGATGCTGCCCGACGACGCCATCCTCACCAACGGCGCCGGCAATTACTCGACCTGGGTGCATCGCTTCCACCGTTTCCGCCGCTTTGCCACGCAGGCGGCGCCGACCTCCGGCTCGATGGGCTACGGCACGCCGGCGTCGGTCGCCGCCAAGGAATTGTTCCCCGAGCGCGAGGTGATCGCCTTTGCCGGCGACGGCTGCTTCCTGATGAACGGGCAGGAATTCGCCACCGCCGTGCAGTACGATCTGCCGATCATCGTCGTCGTCGTCAACAACGGCATCTACGGCACCATCCGCATGCATCAGGAGCGCGAATATCCCGGCCGCGTCGTCGCCACCGATCTGCGGAACCCCGACTTCGCGGCGCTAGCCCGCGCCTATGGCGGCCATGGCGAAACGGTCGAGAAGACGGCCGATTTCGCGCCGGCCTTCGAACGCGCGCGCGCCAGCGGCAAGCCGTCGATCGTCGAGATCAGGCTTGATCCCGAGGCCATCACGCCGACCCGGACGCTGACCCAGATAAGGGATAAGGCCTGA
- a CDS encoding ABC transporter permease produces MNWLKPSWQAVTAIVLCMIAAVLGAMSAPEAAALAQPASSVEYPYLGTKGLMFGLLVVTALVSMTRIPPVIEAVVLFVGAHWIAWLLISGINGFEGTALAPFFLLLAAAWLLAWRCVSVLSATHPVSRWVATASRLIIPAIFGAWILIIWEAVTRGAGIPFILLPPPSAIGARIANSLPVLAADVRQTIFKAVIFGYIVGSGAGFLAAIAADRVPFLRRGLLPIGNMVSALPIIGVAPIMVMWFGFDWQSKAAVVIIMTFFPMLVNTVAGLAASGHMERDLMRTYASSYWQTLFKLRLPAAAPFIFNALKINSTLALIGAIVAEFFGTPVVGMGFRISTEVGRMNIDMVWAEIAVAALAGSVFYGVVALFERAVTFWHPSVRGG; encoded by the coding sequence ATGAATTGGCTGAAGCCGTCCTGGCAAGCGGTAACTGCAATCGTGCTCTGCATGATCGCGGCTGTGCTTGGCGCCATGTCGGCGCCGGAGGCAGCCGCACTGGCGCAACCCGCGTCAAGCGTCGAGTATCCCTATCTCGGCACGAAAGGGCTGATGTTCGGCTTGCTTGTCGTCACCGCTCTGGTCTCGATGACCAGGATACCGCCAGTCATCGAAGCCGTGGTGCTGTTCGTCGGCGCGCATTGGATCGCCTGGCTGTTGATCAGCGGCATAAATGGTTTCGAAGGCACGGCGCTGGCGCCGTTCTTTCTGCTGCTCGCGGCAGCCTGGCTGCTCGCCTGGCGTTGCGTCAGCGTGCTGTCGGCGACGCACCCTGTTTCGCGCTGGGTGGCGACCGCTTCGAGGCTGATCATCCCGGCCATCTTCGGCGCCTGGATCCTGATCATCTGGGAGGCGGTGACGCGCGGCGCCGGCATCCCCTTCATCCTGCTGCCGCCACCAAGTGCAATCGGAGCGCGCATCGCCAATTCGCTGCCGGTGCTGGCCGCCGACGTGCGGCAGACCATCTTCAAGGCGGTGATCTTCGGCTACATCGTCGGCAGCGGTGCCGGCTTCCTCGCGGCAATCGCGGCTGATCGCGTGCCGTTCCTGCGCCGCGGACTGCTGCCGATCGGCAACATGGTGTCGGCGCTGCCGATCATCGGCGTGGCGCCGATCATGGTCATGTGGTTCGGCTTCGACTGGCAGTCGAAGGCGGCGGTCGTCATCATCATGACCTTCTTCCCGATGCTGGTGAACACGGTCGCCGGGCTCGCCGCCTCCGGTCATATGGAGCGCGACCTGATGCGCACCTATGCGTCGAGTTACTGGCAGACGCTGTTCAAGCTCAGGTTGCCGGCAGCGGCACCCTTCATCTTCAACGCGCTGAAGATCAATTCGACGCTGGCGCTGATCGGCGCCATCGTCGCGGAGTTCTTCGGCACGCCGGTGGTCGGCATGGGATTTCGGATTTCGACCGAAGTCGGGCGGATGAACATCGATATGGTGTGGGCCGAAATCGCAGTTGCAGCACTTGCGGGTTCGGTCTTTTATGGCGTGGTCGCTCTTTTCGAGAGAGCAGTCACGTTTTGGCATCCCTCCGTCCGTGGTGGATAG